The following coding sequences are from one Shumkonia mesophila window:
- the rpsT gene encoding 30S ribosomal protein S20 → MAYNSSAKKRIRQIERRTEVNRARVSRIRTFVRKVEEAIASGNKEAAAGTLREVQPELMRGAKSGLLHRNTVARRVSRLSRRIKAMTA, encoded by the coding sequence ATGGCCTATAATTCGTCGGCGAAGAAGCGCATCCGCCAGATCGAGCGTCGCACCGAGGTGAACCGCGCGCGGGTCAGCCGGATTCGCACGTTCGTCCGCAAGGTCGAGGAAGCGATTGCCAGCGGCAACAAGGAAGCGGCCGCGGGGACTCTTCGCGAGGTCCAGCCGGAGCTGATGCGTGGCGCCAAGTCGGGCCTTCTGCATCGCAATACGGTGGCCCGCCGCGTGTCGCGGCTGTCCCGCCGGATCAAGGCGATGACCGCCTGA
- the mutM gene encoding bifunctional DNA-formamidopyrimidine glycosylase/DNA-(apurinic or apyrimidinic site) lyase — MPELPEVETVRRGLEPALLGRVLVRVLARRRDLRQPLPDDFEARLTGRRVTALGRRAKYLLVFLDSGDCLIGHLGMSGRICVFAPPVPEPERHDHVVLETDDGYSVRFNDPRRFGLMALARADALAAHPLLAGLGPEPLGDGFDGAALAARLAGRRGPLKVALLDQSVVAGLGNIYASEALFRAGLSPLRAAASVTGRRAERLVRAIRLTLEEAIAAGGSSLRDHRRPSGELGYFQHSFAVYDREGQACPGCDCDSAATGGIRRIIQGGRSTFYCAKRQR; from the coding sequence ATGCCCGAACTGCCCGAAGTGGAAACCGTGCGCCGCGGCCTCGAACCCGCCCTTTTGGGGCGTGTCCTCGTGCGGGTGCTGGCGCGCCGGCGCGACCTGCGCCAGCCCCTGCCCGACGACTTCGAGGCGCGCCTCACCGGGCGGCGGGTGACGGCGCTCGGCCGGCGGGCGAAGTACCTGCTGGTTTTCCTCGACTCGGGCGACTGCCTGATCGGCCATCTCGGCATGTCCGGGCGCATCTGCGTGTTCGCCCCACCGGTCCCGGAGCCCGAGCGCCACGACCACGTGGTGCTCGAAACCGACGACGGCTATTCGGTGCGCTTCAACGATCCCCGCCGATTCGGCCTGATGGCGCTGGCCCGCGCCGACGCCCTGGCGGCCCATCCGTTGCTGGCCGGCCTTGGCCCCGAACCGCTGGGAGACGGCTTCGACGGGGCGGCCCTGGCGGCCCGCCTGGCCGGGCGGCGGGGACCGCTCAAGGTGGCGCTGCTGGACCAGTCGGTGGTCGCCGGGCTCGGCAACATCTACGCCAGCGAGGCGCTGTTCAGGGCCGGGCTGTCGCCGCTGCGCGCCGCCGCCAGCGTGACCGGGCGGCGGGCGGAGCGGCTGGTCCGGGCGATTCGCCTGACGCTGGAGGAGGCCATCGCCGCCGGCGGTTCGTCGCTGCGCGACCATCGCCGGCCGTCGGGCGAGCTCGGCTATTTCCAGCACAGCTTCGCCGTCTACGACCGGGAAGGGCAGGCTTGCCCGGGCTGCGACTGCGACTCCGCGGCGACCGGGGGCATCCGGCGAATCATCCAGGGCGGCCGTTCGACTTTCTATTGTGCGAAGCGCCAGCGATGA
- a CDS encoding class I SAM-dependent methyltransferase, which produces MSKRSRSPAGSPGPADEATTHFGFRAVPVAEKASLVRGVFESVAPRYDLMNDLMSWGVHRLWKSAFVDKLNPQPGMRLLDVGGGTGDIAFAFLKRGGGDVTVCDINAEMLGVGRRRAVDRGILSGGPAWVCGDAERLPVGSSSVDAYTTAFCIRNVTDIPAALVEARRVLKPGGRFLCLEFSQVVLPVLDRLYDAYSFRVLPLIGQVVAQDRDAYQYLAESIRRFPPQEKFAAMIAEAGLERVRYWNLSGGIAAIHSGWRL; this is translated from the coding sequence ATGTCGAAGAGATCGCGATCCCCGGCCGGTTCGCCCGGCCCCGCCGACGAGGCGACCACCCATTTCGGCTTCCGCGCGGTGCCGGTGGCGGAGAAGGCGTCGCTGGTGCGCGGCGTGTTCGAAAGCGTGGCGCCACGCTATGACCTGATGAACGACCTGATGAGCTGGGGCGTGCACCGGCTGTGGAAGTCGGCGTTCGTCGACAAGCTGAACCCGCAGCCCGGCATGCGGCTGCTCGACGTCGGCGGCGGCACCGGCGACATCGCGTTCGCCTTCCTCAAGCGGGGCGGTGGCGACGTCACGGTGTGCGACATCAACGCCGAGATGCTGGGGGTCGGCCGCCGGCGCGCCGTCGACCGCGGCATTCTTTCGGGCGGCCCGGCCTGGGTATGCGGCGACGCCGAGCGCCTGCCCGTCGGCTCCTCCTCGGTCGACGCCTACACCACCGCGTTCTGCATCCGCAATGTCACCGACATTCCCGCCGCGCTCGTCGAGGCGCGGCGCGTGCTGAAGCCGGGCGGACGCTTTCTCTGCCTCGAGTTCAGCCAGGTGGTGCTGCCGGTGCTCGATCGCCTGTACGACGCCTATTCCTTCCGCGTGCTGCCGCTGATTGGACAGGTCGTCGCCCAGGACCGCGACGCCTACCAGTATCTGGCCGAGAGCATCCGCCGCTTTCCGCCGCAGGAGAAATTCGCCGCCATGATCGCCGAGGCGGGGCTGGAGCGGGTCCGTTATTGGAACCTGTCGGGCGGCATCGCCGCCATCCATTCGGGGTGGCGCCTATGA